A window of the Arachis duranensis cultivar V14167 chromosome 5, aradu.V14167.gnm2.J7QH, whole genome shotgun sequence genome harbors these coding sequences:
- the LOC107491188 gene encoding deacetoxyvindoline 4-hydroxylase, with translation MMEAVHEDGGYDRNKELKLFDETKAGVKGLVDAGLTKLPKIFVHDNHKVNVSSFSSATNVTIPVIDLGSLHEEGNSRHEIIQKVKDAGENWGFFHVVNHDIPQCVLDEMLDGVRRFHEQDAEVKREFYSRDITKRVFYNTHFNFYKASEVNWRDTLSCLLAPGPLDPHQLPSICRDVTIKYLDHVKKLALTLLELFSEALGLERSYLKDIDCAKGIFMLGHYYPPCPEPELTWGLSSHTDVGFVTILLQDLVGGLQVFYENQWIDVTPIPGAFIINLGNMMQLITNDKFISVKHRVLAQKVGPRVSVSCSLRQHVQDECLRMYGPIKELVTKENPPIYKEMKMSDLVKLAYTKELDDDVSLLKHFRI, from the exons ATGATGGAAGCAGTTCATGAAGATGGAGGCTATGATAGGAACAAGGAATTAAAGCTTTTTGATGAAACAAAAGCAGGTGTGAAGGGTCTTGTTGATGCTGGTTTGACTAAGTTACCAAAGATATTCGTTCATGACAACCATAAAGTCAACGTTTCTTCCTTCTCCTCTGCTACCAATGTTACTATTCCAGTTATTGATTTGGGATCATTACACGAAGAAGGTAATTCACGCCATGAAATCATTCAGAAAGTGAAAGATGCGGGTGAGAACTGGGGTTTCTTTCATGTGGTCAACCATGACATTCCACAGTGTGTTTTGGATGAAATGCTTGACGGGGTGCGTAGATTCCATGAGCAAGATGCTGAGGTGAAGAGAGAATTCTATTCACGTGATATTACAAAGAGAGTGTTCTACAACACACACTTCAACTTTTATAAAGCTTCAGAGGTTAATTGGAGGGACACCCTCTCTTGTCTATTGGCACCAGGGCCCCTTGACCCTCACCAACTCCCTTCTATTTGCAG AGATGTAACAATTAAATACTTAGATCATGTCAAGAAACTGGCACTGACTCTGTTAGAATTGTTCTCGGAGGCATTAGGCCTAGAACGCAGTTACCTTAAGGACATAGATTGTGCTAAAGGGATTTTCATGCTGGGACATTATTACCCTCCTTGCCCTGAGCCTGAACTCACTTGGGGGTTAAGTTCTCATACAGATGTGGGCTTTGTAACTATACTTCTACAAGACCTTGTTGGTGGACTTCAAGTCTTCTATGAAAACCAGTGGATTGATGTCACTCCTATTCCTGGTGCTTTCATCATTAATCTTGGTAATATGATGCAG CTAATCACAAATGACAAGTTTATTAGCGTCAAGCACAGAGTTCTTGCTCAGAAAGTAGGTCCACGAGTTTCGGTTTCATGCTCTCTGAGACAACATGTTCAGGATGAATGTCTAAGAATGTATGGACCAATAAAAGAGTTGGTGACAAAAGAGAATCCTCCAATTTATAAGGAAATGAAAATGTCGGACTTGGTTAAACTGGCGTATACCAAAGAGCTAGATGACGATGTCTCTCTACTAAAACACTTCAGGATATGA
- the LOC107491181 gene encoding 1-aminocyclopropane-1-carboxylate oxidase homolog 1 isoform X5, protein MESESVGDSTYDRKAEVQAFDDSKTGVKGLLDSGMTKIPSMFYVKLDPLENTKPSDSNFSIPIIDLQDIYKSSLLRCQVVDQIRSASQKWGFFQVINHGVPKDVMDEMISGICRFHEQEAELKKPFYSRDSNKKVRYFSNSKLFRDYAATWRDTISFVANPDLLNPEQLPAVCRDIVFEYAKQVRALGIIIFELLSEALGLNSSYLKDMDAAEALHIMGNYYPHCPEPDLTLGLTKHTDFDFMTILLQDQIGGLQVLHQNQWVDVPPMQGALVVNIGDILQLMSNDKFVSVYHRVKAKTVGPRISVTTFFMDLTTSECTSQVYGPIKELLSDENPPLYRDVTRKEIMENYYAKGLDGNSYLIPLRL, encoded by the exons ATGGAGTCAGAATCAGTTGGTGATTCTACTTATGACAGAAAAGCTGAAGTACAAGCATTTGATGATTCAAAAACTGGTGTAAAAGGTCTCTTAGATTCTGGGATGACAAAGATTCCTAGCATGTTCTATGTCAAGTTAGACCCTTTAGAAAACACCAAACCAAGTGACTCAAATTTCAGCATCCCAATCATAGATCTTCAAGACATATACAAGAGTTCATTGCTTCGCTGCCAAGTAGTTGATCAGATTAGAAGTGCATCTCAGAAATGGGGATTCTTTCAAGTGATCAACCATGGTGTTCCTAAAGATGTTATGGATGAGATGATCAGTGGAATCTGTAGGTTTCATGAACAAGAAGCTGAATTAAAGAAACCATTTTATTCAAGGGATAGCAACAAGAAAGTTAGGTATTTCTCCAATAGTAAGCTTTTCAGAGACTATGCTGCTACTTGGAGGGATACTATTTCATTTGTTGCAAATCCTGATCTTCTTAATCCAGAACAATTACCAGCAGTGTGTAG AGATATTGTGTTTGAATATGCAAAACAAGTAAGGGCATTGGGTATTATAATCTTTGAGCTGTTGTCAGAGGCTCTTGGCCTTAACTCTTCTTACCTTAAAGACATGGATGCTGCTGAGGCACTTCATATTATGGGTAATTACTACCCACACTGCCCTGAACCTGACTTAACCTTGGGACTTACAAAGCACACTGATTTTGATTTCATGACAATACTTCTGCAAGACCAAATTGGTGGTCTTCAAGTTCTTCATCAGAATCAATGGGTTGATGTTCCTCCAATGCAAGGTGCTCTTGTTGTGAACATTGGAGATATTCTACAG ctTATGAGCAATGACAAGTTTGTCAGTGTTTATCACCGGGTTAAGGCCAAGACAGTAGGTCCTAGAATTTCAGTAACAACCTTCTTCATGGACCTTACCACATCTGAGTGTACATCGCAGGTTTATGGTCCAATAAAGGAACTGTTATCAGATGAAAACCCTCCACTATACAGAGATGTTACTAGGAAAGAAATCATGGAAAATTATTATGCAAAAGGCCTTGATGGAAACTCTTACTTGATCCCTTTAAGGTTATGA
- the LOC107491180 gene encoding 1-aminocyclopropane-1-carboxylate oxidase homolog 1 encodes MMELEACVDNDNSSSCYDREAELISFEDSKSGVKGLVESGVTKIPRMFYSPNFDETSTTASDSNLRSIPVIDLQNIHNNNNNNLLHVQVIDQIRSACKEWGFFQVINHGVPVDVLDEMISGIRRFHEQDVGERSLFYSRDKNKNVRYFSNGTLFKDPAANWRDTIAFVANPNPPNPQEIPHLCRDIVIEYLKRIRELGVTIFELLSEALGLNPCYLKEMGCSQDLFMMGQYYPPCPEPQLTMGTSKHTDSDFMTILLQDQMGGLQVLHDNQWVNIPPVHGALVVNIGDILQLMTNDTFVSVYHRVLAQNTGPRVSIATFFMNFSTSECTSKVYGPIKELLSEENPPIYRDITMKEFLAHNFAKGLDGNSCLHPFRL; translated from the exons ATGATGGAGTTAGAGGCATGTGTTGATAATGATAATAGTTCTTCTTGTTATGATAGAGAAGCTGAACTAATATCTTTTGAAGATTCAAAATCAGGTGTGAAGGGTCTTGTAGAATCTGGTGTCACAAAGATCCCACGCATGTTCTATTCACCAAACTTTGATGAAACCTCAACAACAGCAAGTGACTCAAATCTGAGAAGCATCCCTGTCATAGATCTTCAAAACAtacacaacaataataataataatcttctTCATGTTCAAGTTATTGATCAAATTAGAAGTGCATGCAAGGAGTGGGGTTTCTTTCAGGTGATCAATCATGGTGTTCCTGTtgatgttcttgatgagatgatcAGTGGAATCCGTAGGTTTCATGAACAAGATGTTGGAGAAAGGTCATTATTTTACTCCAGGGATAAGAACAAGAATGTTAGGTATTTCTCCAATGGTACCCTTTTCAAAGACCCTGCTGCTAATTGGAGAGATACTATTGCTTTTGTTGCAAATCCTAATCCTCCAAATCCTCAAGAAATACCACATCTTTGTAG AGACATTGTGATAGAATATTTGAAGAGAATAAGGGAATTGGGGGTTACAATATTTGAGCTATTATCAGAGGCTCTTGGCCTTAATCCTTGTTACCTCAAAGAAATGGGGTGTTCTCAGGATCTTTTCATGATGGGTCAATACTATCCTCCATGTCCTGAACCTCAATTAACTATGGGAACTAGCAAGCACACCGATAGCGATTTCATGACAATACTCCTGCAAGATCAGATGGGAGGGCTTCAAGTTCTTCATGACAATCAATGGGTTAATATCCCTCCAGTTCATGGAGCTCTTGTTGTAAATATTGGAGATATTTTACAG CTTATGACAAATGACACATTCGTCAGTGTTTATCATCGGGTTCTAGCACAAAATACAGGGCCTAGAGTTTCGATTGCGACCTTCTTCATGAATTTTTCTACATCTGAGTGTACATCAAAGGTTTATGGTCCAATAAAAGAATTGTTATCAGAAGAGAACCCTCCAATCTACAGGGACATTACTATGAAGGAGTTCTTGGCACATAACTTTGCAAAAGGCCTTGATGGCAACTCTTGCTTGCATCCCTTCAGGTTGTGA
- the LOC107491195 gene encoding pre-mRNA cleavage factor Im 25 kDa subunit 2 has product MVVNLYPISHYEFGPKETKVEKDTSVPARFDRLREIFQKEGMRTSVAGVLLVQEHDYPHLLLLKKIGETFKNLPGGRLKPGENEIEGLKRKLTSKLGPRLQNLVPNWEIGECVARWWRPNFETSMYPHCPAHIKKPKECRVLYMVHLSDSEYFEVPKNLELFAVPIFDLYDNAQAYGPVISSIPEQISRFEFRMNN; this is encoded by the exons atggtaGTGAACTTATACCCTATTTCTCACTACGAATTCGGCCCCAAAGAGACCAAGGTTGAGAAGGACACCTCCGTCCCCGCTCGCTTTGATCGTCTGAGAGAGAT CTTTCAAAAAGAAGGAATGAGAACCAGCGTTGCAGGCGTCTTACTG GTACAAGAACACGATTATCCTCATTTACTACTTCTTAAAAAAATCGGAGAAACATTCAAAAACCTTCCAGGAGGACGGCTCAAGCCAGGAGAGAATG AAATTGAGGGCTTGAAGAGAAAGTTGACTAGCAAGCTCGGTCCTAGGTTGCAAAATCTTGTGCCTAACTGGGAG ATAGGTGAATGTGTGGCAAGATGGTGGAGGCCGAACTTCGAAACCTCTATGTATCCACACTGtcctgctcatataaaaaaACCAAAG GAGTGCAGAGTGCTTTACATGGTCCATTTATCTGATAGTGAATACTTTGAGGTGCCGAAAAATCTAGAACTTTTTGCTGTTCCAATATTTGATCTGTATGACAATGCTCAG GCATATGGTCCCGTTATATCCAGCATTCCTGAGCAGATTTCCAGATTTGAGTTTAGAATGAACAACTAA
- the LOC107491181 gene encoding 1-aminocyclopropane-1-carboxylate oxidase homolog 1 isoform X3 → MKVPTMELESVNDSNCDRKAEVQAFEDSKSGVKGLLDSGVTKIPSMFYVKLDPSDNTKQSDSNFSIPAIDLQDIDKSSSLRGKVVDQIRSASQKWGFFQVINHGVPEDVMDEMINGICRFHEQEAELKKPFYSRENSKKVRYFSNGKLFRDYAATWRDTISFVANPDISNPEQLPEVCRDIVCEYTKQVRALGIIILELLSEALGLDSSYLTKEMDCAEALYIMGQYYPQCPEPELTMGLTKHTDCDFITILLQDQIGGLQVLHQNQWVDVPPIQGALVVNIGDILQLMSNDKFVSVYHRVKAKTVGPRISVTTFFMDLTTSECTSQVYGPIKELLSDENPPLYRDVTRKEIMENYYAKGLDGNSYLIPLRL, encoded by the exons ATGAAGGTTCCTACCATGGAGTTAGAGTCAGTTAATGATTCTAATTGTGACAGAAAAGCTGAAGTACAAGCATTTGAAGATTCAAAATCTGGTGTAAAAGGTCTGCTAGATTCTGGGGTGACAAAGATTCCCAGCATGTTCTATGTCAAGTTAGACCCTTCAGACAACACCAAACAAAGTGACTCAAATTTCAGCATCCCAGCCATAGATCTTCAAGACATAGACAAGAGTTCATCGCTTCGCGGCAAAGTAGTTGACCAGATTAGAAGTGCATCTCAGAAGTGGGGATTCTTCCAAGTGATCAACCATGGTGTTCCTGAAGATGTTATGGATGAGATGATCAATGGAATCTGTAGGTTTCATGAACAAGAAGCTGAATTAAAGAAACCGTTTTACTCAAGGGAGAACAGCAAGAAAGTCAGGTACTTCTCCAATGGCAAGTTGTTCAGAGACTATGCTGCTACTTGGAGGGATACTATTTCATTTGTTGCAAATCCTGATATTTCCAATCCAGAACAATTACCAGAAGTGTGTAG AGATATTGTGTGTGAATATACAAAACAAGTAAGGGCATTGGGTATTATAATCCTTGAGCTTCTGTCAGAGGCTCTTGGCCTTGATTCTTCTTACCTTACTAAAGAGATGGATTGTGCTGAGGCACTTTATATTATGGGTCAGTACTATCCACAATGCCCTGAACCTGAGTTAACTATGGGGCTCACAAAGCACACTGATTGTGACTTCATAACTATACTTCTGCAAGACCAAATTGGTGGTCTTCAAGTTCTTCATCAGAATCAATGGGTGGATGTTCCTCCAATACAAGGTGCTCTTGTTGTAAACATTGGAGATATTCTACAG ctTATGAGCAATGACAAGTTTGTCAGTGTTTATCACCGGGTTAAGGCCAAGACAGTAGGTCCTAGAATTTCAGTAACAACCTTCTTCATGGACCTTACCACATCTGAGTGTACATCGCAGGTTTATGGTCCAATAAAGGAACTGTTATCAGATGAAAACCCTCCACTATACAGAGATGTTACTAGGAAAGAAATCATGGAAAATTATTATGCAAAAGGCCTTGATGGAAACTCTTACTTGATCCCTTTAAGGTTATGA
- the LOC107491181 gene encoding 1-aminocyclopropane-1-carboxylate oxidase homolog 1 isoform X2 → MKVPTMELESVNDSNCDRKAEVQAFEDSKSGVKGLLDSGVTKIPSMFYVKLDPSDNTKQSDSNFSIPAIDLQDIDKSSSLRGKVVDQIRSASQKWGFFQVINHGVPEDVMDEMINGICRFHEQEAELKKPFYSRENSKKVRYFSNGKLFRDYAATWRDTISFVANPDISNPEQLPEVCRDIVCEYTKQVRALGIIILELLSEALGLDSSYLTKEMDCAEALYIMGQYYPQCPEPELTMGLTKHTDCDFITILLQDQIGGLQVLHQNQWVDVPPIQGALVVNIGDILQLMSNDKFISVYHRVLSKTIGPRISVSSFFMNFTISECTSKVYGPIKELLSDENPPRYRDITMKEILTNYYAKCLDGNSYLIPLRL, encoded by the exons ATGAAGGTTCCTACCATGGAGTTAGAGTCAGTTAATGATTCTAATTGTGACAGAAAAGCTGAAGTACAAGCATTTGAAGATTCAAAATCTGGTGTAAAAGGTCTGCTAGATTCTGGGGTGACAAAGATTCCCAGCATGTTCTATGTCAAGTTAGACCCTTCAGACAACACCAAACAAAGTGACTCAAATTTCAGCATCCCAGCCATAGATCTTCAAGACATAGACAAGAGTTCATCGCTTCGCGGCAAAGTAGTTGACCAGATTAGAAGTGCATCTCAGAAGTGGGGATTCTTCCAAGTGATCAACCATGGTGTTCCTGAAGATGTTATGGATGAGATGATCAATGGAATCTGTAGGTTTCATGAACAAGAAGCTGAATTAAAGAAACCGTTTTACTCAAGGGAGAACAGCAAGAAAGTCAGGTACTTCTCCAATGGCAAGTTGTTCAGAGACTATGCTGCTACTTGGAGGGATACTATTTCATTTGTTGCAAATCCTGATATTTCCAATCCAGAACAATTACCAGAAGTGTGTAG AGATATTGTGTGTGAATATACAAAACAAGTAAGGGCATTGGGTATTATAATCCTTGAGCTTCTGTCAGAGGCTCTTGGCCTTGATTCTTCTTACCTTACTAAAGAGATGGATTGTGCTGAGGCACTTTATATTATGGGTCAGTACTATCCACAATGCCCTGAACCTGAGTTAACTATGGGGCTCACAAAGCACACTGATTGTGACTTCATAACTATACTTCTGCAAGACCAAATTGGTGGTCTTCAAGTTCTTCATCAGAATCAATGGGTGGATGTTCCTCCAATACAAGGTGCTCTTGTTGTAAACATTGGAGATATTCTACAG CTTATGAGCAATGACAAGTTTATCAGTGTTTATCACCGGGTTTTGTCCAAGACAATAGGCCCTAGAATTTCAGTATCAAGCTTCTTCATGAACTTCACCATATCTGAGTGTACATCAAAAGTTTATGGTCCAATCAAGGAATTGTTATCAGATGAAAACCCTCCGCGATACAGGGACATTACAATGAAAGAAATCTTGACAAATTATTATGCAAAATGCCTTGATGGCAACTCTTACTTGATCCCTTTAAGGTTGTGA
- the LOC107491181 gene encoding 1-aminocyclopropane-1-carboxylate oxidase homolog 1 isoform X4, giving the protein MKVPTMELESVNDSNCDRKAEVQAFEDSKSGVKGLLDSGVTKIPSMFYVKLDPSDNTKQSDSNFSIPAIDLQDIDKSSSLRGKVVDQIRSASQKWGFFQVINHGVPEDVMDEMINGICRFHEQEAELKKPFYSRDSNKKVRYFSNSKLFRDYAATWRDTISFVANPDLLNPEQLPAVCRDIVFEYAKQVRALGIIIFELLSEALGLNSSYLKDMDAAEALHIMGNYYPHCPEPDLTLGLTKHTDFDFMTILLQDQIGGLQVLHQNQWVDVPPMQGALVVNIGDILQLMSNDKFVSVYHRVKAKTVGPRISVTTFFMDLTTSECTSQVYGPIKELLSDENPPLYRDVTRKEIMENYYAKGLDGNSYLIPLRL; this is encoded by the exons ATGAAGGTTCCTACCATGGAGTTAGAGTCAGTTAATGATTCTAATTGTGACAGAAAAGCTGAAGTACAAGCATTTGAAGATTCAAAATCTGGTGTAAAAGGTCTGCTAGATTCTGGGGTGACAAAGATTCCCAGCATGTTCTATGTCAAGTTAGACCCTTCAGACAACACCAAACAAAGTGACTCAAATTTCAGCATCCCAGCCATAGATCTTCAAGACATAGACAAGAGTTCATCGCTTCGCGGCAAAGTAGTTGACCAGATTAGAAGTGCATCTCAGAAGTGGGGATTCTTCCAAGTGATCAACCATGGTGTTCCTGAAGATGTTATGGATGAGATGATCAATGGAATCTGTAG GTTTCATGAACAAGAAGCTGAATTAAAGAAACCATTTTATTCAAGGGATAGCAACAAGAAAGTTAGGTATTTCTCCAATAGTAAGCTTTTCAGAGACTATGCTGCTACTTGGAGGGATACTATTTCATTTGTTGCAAATCCTGATCTTCTTAATCCAGAACAATTACCAGCAGTGTGTAG AGATATTGTGTTTGAATATGCAAAACAAGTAAGGGCATTGGGTATTATAATCTTTGAGCTGTTGTCAGAGGCTCTTGGCCTTAACTCTTCTTACCTTAAAGACATGGATGCTGCTGAGGCACTTCATATTATGGGTAATTACTACCCACACTGCCCTGAACCTGACTTAACCTTGGGACTTACAAAGCACACTGATTTTGATTTCATGACAATACTTCTGCAAGACCAAATTGGTGGTCTTCAAGTTCTTCATCAGAATCAATGGGTTGATGTTCCTCCAATGCAAGGTGCTCTTGTTGTGAACATTGGAGATATTCTACAG ctTATGAGCAATGACAAGTTTGTCAGTGTTTATCACCGGGTTAAGGCCAAGACAGTAGGTCCTAGAATTTCAGTAACAACCTTCTTCATGGACCTTACCACATCTGAGTGTACATCGCAGGTTTATGGTCCAATAAAGGAACTGTTATCAGATGAAAACCCTCCACTATACAGAGATGTTACTAGGAAAGAAATCATGGAAAATTATTATGCAAAAGGCCTTGATGGAAACTCTTACTTGATCCCTTTAAGGTTATGA
- the LOC107491181 gene encoding 1-aminocyclopropane-1-carboxylate oxidase homolog 1 isoform X1, with translation MKVPTMELESVNDSNCDRKAEVQAFEDSKSGVKGLLDSGVTKIPSMFYVKLDPSDNTKQSDSNFSIPAIDLQDIDKSSSLRGKVVDQIRSASQKWGFFQVINHGVPEDVMDEMINGICRFHEQEAELKKPFYSRENSKKVRYFSNGKLFRDYAATWRDTISFVANPDISNPEQLPEVCRDIVCEYTKQVRALGIIILELLSEALGLDSSYLTKEMDCAEALYIMGQYYPQCPEPELTMGLTKHTDCDFITILLQDQIGGLQVLHQNQWVDVPPIQGALVVNIGDILQLMSNDKFISVYHRVLSKTIGPRISVSSFFMNFTISECTSKVYGPIKELLSDENPPRYRDITMKEILTNYYAKCLDGNSYLIPLRDIVFEYAKQVRALGIIIFELLSEALGLNSSYLKDMDAAEALHIMGNYYPHCPEPDLTLGLTKHTDFDFMTILLQDQIGGLQVLHQNQWVDVPPMQGALVVNIGDILQLMSNDKFVSVYHRVKAKTVGPRISVTTFFMDLTTSECTSQVYGPIKELLSDENPPLYRDVTRKEIMENYYAKGLDGNSYLIPLRL, from the exons ATGAAGGTTCCTACCATGGAGTTAGAGTCAGTTAATGATTCTAATTGTGACAGAAAAGCTGAAGTACAAGCATTTGAAGATTCAAAATCTGGTGTAAAAGGTCTGCTAGATTCTGGGGTGACAAAGATTCCCAGCATGTTCTATGTCAAGTTAGACCCTTCAGACAACACCAAACAAAGTGACTCAAATTTCAGCATCCCAGCCATAGATCTTCAAGACATAGACAAGAGTTCATCGCTTCGCGGCAAAGTAGTTGACCAGATTAGAAGTGCATCTCAGAAGTGGGGATTCTTCCAAGTGATCAACCATGGTGTTCCTGAAGATGTTATGGATGAGATGATCAATGGAATCTGTAGGTTTCATGAACAAGAAGCTGAATTAAAGAAACCGTTTTACTCAAGGGAGAACAGCAAGAAAGTCAGGTACTTCTCCAATGGCAAGTTGTTCAGAGACTATGCTGCTACTTGGAGGGATACTATTTCATTTGTTGCAAATCCTGATATTTCCAATCCAGAACAATTACCAGAAGTGTGTAG AGATATTGTGTGTGAATATACAAAACAAGTAAGGGCATTGGGTATTATAATCCTTGAGCTTCTGTCAGAGGCTCTTGGCCTTGATTCTTCTTACCTTACTAAAGAGATGGATTGTGCTGAGGCACTTTATATTATGGGTCAGTACTATCCACAATGCCCTGAACCTGAGTTAACTATGGGGCTCACAAAGCACACTGATTGTGACTTCATAACTATACTTCTGCAAGACCAAATTGGTGGTCTTCAAGTTCTTCATCAGAATCAATGGGTGGATGTTCCTCCAATACAAGGTGCTCTTGTTGTAAACATTGGAGATATTCTACAG CTTATGAGCAATGACAAGTTTATCAGTGTTTATCACCGGGTTTTGTCCAAGACAATAGGCCCTAGAATTTCAGTATCAAGCTTCTTCATGAACTTCACCATATCTGAGTGTACATCAAAAGTTTATGGTCCAATCAAGGAATTGTTATCAGATGAAAACCCTCCGCGATACAGGGACATTACAATGAAAGAAATCTTGACAAATTATTATGCAAAATGCCTTGATGGCAACTCTTACTTGATCCCTTTAAG AGATATTGTGTTTGAATATGCAAAACAAGTAAGGGCATTGGGTATTATAATCTTTGAGCTGTTGTCAGAGGCTCTTGGCCTTAACTCTTCTTACCTTAAAGACATGGATGCTGCTGAGGCACTTCATATTATGGGTAATTACTACCCACACTGCCCTGAACCTGACTTAACCTTGGGACTTACAAAGCACACTGATTTTGATTTCATGACAATACTTCTGCAAGACCAAATTGGTGGTCTTCAAGTTCTTCATCAGAATCAATGGGTTGATGTTCCTCCAATGCAAGGTGCTCTTGTTGTGAACATTGGAGATATTCTACAG ctTATGAGCAATGACAAGTTTGTCAGTGTTTATCACCGGGTTAAGGCCAAGACAGTAGGTCCTAGAATTTCAGTAACAACCTTCTTCATGGACCTTACCACATCTGAGTGTACATCGCAGGTTTATGGTCCAATAAAGGAACTGTTATCAGATGAAAACCCTCCACTATACAGAGATGTTACTAGGAAAGAAATCATGGAAAATTATTATGCAAAAGGCCTTGATGGAAACTCTTACTTGATCCCTTTAAGGTTATGA